The Aureispira anguillae genome contains a region encoding:
- a CDS encoding DUF5615 family PIN-like protein, giving the protein MSHKFIAYRSVESELISAMRNNQHEVYYATEADGDTSEEALCRKANGEQYILLTGDKEFAQDLFRNNRVQSGIILVDVKADNIYAKTRVVLEAIDENNAQLLGHFATVTRQQVKLKAIERA; this is encoded by the coding sequence ATGTCACATAAATTTATAGCTTATCGATCAGTAGAGTCAGAACTTATTTCCGCTATGCGTAACAACCAGCACGAAGTTTATTATGCTACAGAAGCAGATGGGGACACCTCAGAAGAAGCGCTTTGCCGAAAAGCAAATGGAGAGCAATACATCTTATTAACAGGAGATAAAGAATTTGCCCAAGATTTGTTTAGAAACAACCGAGTCCAGTCGGGAATTATCTTGGTTGACGTAAAAGCAGATAATATTTATGCCAAAACTAGAGTAGTTTTGGAAGCTATTGATGAGAACAATGCTCAATTGTTGGGGCATTTTGCGACCGTAACTAGGCAACAGGTCAAACTTAAAGCAATAGAAAGAGCTTAA
- a CDS encoding alpha-ketoacid dehydrogenase subunit alpha/beta: MSQTKIKKTSPKYSKKFQEEALEDFKTACISREASLMGRKEVLTGKAKFGIFGAGKEVAQLAMARVFKNGDFRSGYYRGQTFMLAAGLATVENLYAQLYAHADPKHDPFSAGRQMNSHFATPLVDEKGEWLNHKELKNVSADISPTAGQMARALGLALASKKYRQSPDLKEGTPFSNQGNEVSFCCIGDASTSEGVFWETLNAAGVMQVPLAVFVWDDGYGISVPKKYQTTKGSISEALAGFQPKEEGENGVEIYKTKGWNYADMRAVFEKGIEHTRNNHVPCLFHVEEVTQPQGHSTSGSHERYKDEARLQFEKEQDGIVQMKQWLIKEGFATEEALDAIQKDAKKEVRAAIKKAWNAFNDSIKGNLTKAQELLERAASESQYSDKITALKDKLAKSLDPTHKDVVRTVRQVLHIVKNEQGTAINELGQWAKELIDHNTNLYTSNLYSASQYSAMNVAEVPAQYSSNSPLKNGFEILNTCFDHHLTQNPSLFAFGEDVGHIGDVNQGFAGLQAKHGVERVFDTGIREWTIMGQAIGMSMRGLRPIAEIQYLDYLIYSLSALSDDLATVRYRSNAIQKSPAIIRTRGHRLEGIWHSGSPIGLLLNSLKGICLLVPRNMTQAAGFYNTMLQADDPALIIECLNGYRLKEQLPDNVHEFTVPVGVPEILQEGTDVTLVTYGSCIRIAQAAIQKLEEEGISVELIDVQSLMPFDVNHVILDSLKKTNRLVLFDEDFAGGATAYMMQKILVEQKGYYSLDSEPVTICAADVRPPYGSDGDYFTKPSIEDVFEKVYGLLQEAQPNRFPPLYCM, encoded by the coding sequence ATGAGTCAAACTAAAATAAAAAAAACTTCTCCTAAGTATTCGAAAAAATTTCAAGAAGAGGCTTTAGAAGATTTCAAGACAGCATGTATTAGTCGAGAAGCAAGTTTAATGGGGAGAAAAGAAGTGTTGACTGGAAAAGCTAAATTTGGAATATTTGGGGCAGGAAAAGAAGTTGCTCAGCTAGCCATGGCAAGGGTTTTTAAGAATGGAGATTTTCGTTCTGGATATTATAGAGGACAAACATTTATGTTGGCAGCAGGTTTGGCAACAGTTGAAAATCTATATGCTCAGTTATATGCTCATGCAGACCCCAAACATGATCCTTTCTCAGCAGGGCGTCAAATGAACTCTCATTTTGCGACTCCTTTGGTAGATGAAAAAGGAGAGTGGTTAAATCATAAAGAATTAAAAAACGTTAGTGCAGATATTTCTCCTACAGCGGGTCAAATGGCTCGTGCTTTGGGACTTGCGCTTGCGTCTAAAAAATATAGACAATCACCAGACCTAAAAGAAGGAACCCCTTTTTCAAATCAAGGAAATGAGGTTTCTTTTTGTTGTATAGGGGATGCGAGTACTTCAGAAGGTGTATTTTGGGAAACCTTGAATGCTGCTGGAGTAATGCAAGTACCTTTGGCTGTTTTTGTTTGGGACGATGGCTATGGAATATCGGTTCCTAAAAAATATCAAACGACTAAGGGGAGTATTTCTGAGGCATTGGCTGGATTCCAACCCAAGGAAGAAGGAGAAAATGGTGTTGAAATCTATAAAACAAAAGGTTGGAATTATGCTGATATGCGTGCCGTTTTCGAAAAGGGAATTGAGCACACAAGAAACAACCATGTTCCTTGTTTGTTTCACGTAGAAGAAGTGACACAACCGCAAGGTCATTCTACATCTGGTTCTCATGAACGCTACAAGGACGAAGCACGCCTACAATTTGAAAAAGAGCAAGATGGCATCGTACAAATGAAGCAATGGCTGATCAAGGAAGGCTTTGCAACAGAAGAAGCTTTAGATGCTATTCAGAAGGATGCCAAAAAAGAAGTGCGGGCTGCTATTAAAAAGGCTTGGAATGCTTTTAATGATTCCATTAAAGGGAACCTTACTAAAGCGCAAGAATTATTAGAAAGAGCGGCGAGTGAAAGTCAATATAGCGATAAAATCACTGCACTCAAAGATAAATTAGCGAAGAGCTTGGACCCAACTCACAAGGATGTTGTTCGCACGGTTCGTCAAGTGTTGCACATTGTAAAAAATGAGCAAGGAACAGCAATTAATGAACTGGGGCAATGGGCAAAAGAATTGATTGACCATAATACCAATTTATATACTTCTAATTTGTATAGTGCTTCTCAATATTCGGCTATGAATGTCGCAGAAGTTCCTGCTCAGTACAGTAGTAATTCGCCCCTCAAAAATGGTTTTGAAATTCTAAATACTTGCTTTGATCATCATCTAACACAAAATCCGAGTTTGTTTGCTTTTGGGGAGGATGTAGGACATATTGGAGATGTTAACCAAGGCTTTGCTGGACTTCAAGCAAAACATGGGGTCGAACGAGTATTTGATACTGGAATCCGTGAGTGGACCATTATGGGGCAAGCGATTGGTATGTCAATGCGTGGTTTGCGTCCTATCGCAGAGATTCAGTATTTAGATTATTTGATTTATAGTTTGTCTGCCTTATCAGACGACTTGGCAACCGTTCGCTATCGTTCTAATGCCATTCAAAAATCACCCGCCATTATTCGTACTAGAGGGCATCGATTAGAAGGAATTTGGCATTCTGGATCACCTATTGGTTTGTTGCTTAATAGTTTGAAAGGGATTTGTTTGTTGGTGCCTAGAAATATGACACAGGCTGCTGGTTTTTATAATACCATGTTACAAGCGGATGACCCTGCATTGATTATAGAGTGCTTGAATGGATACCGTCTGAAGGAGCAATTGCCTGATAATGTACACGAATTTACGGTTCCTGTTGGGGTGCCAGAAATATTGCAAGAGGGAACAGATGTGACTTTGGTAACTTATGGCTCTTGTATTAGAATTGCACAGGCTGCTATCCAAAAATTGGAAGAGGAAGGTATCTCTGTAGAGTTGATCGATGTTCAGTCATTGATGCCTTTTGATGTCAATCATGTGATTCTTGATTCCTTGAAAAAGACCAATCGTTTGGTTTTGTTTGATGAAGACTTTGCTGGAGGTGCAACGGCTTATATGATGCAAAAGATCTTGGTAGAGCAAAAAGGTTATTATTCTTTAGATTCTGAGCCTGTTACCATTTGTGCAGCAGATGTTCGCCCTCCTTATGGTTCTGATGGAGATTATTTCACTAAACCAAGCATAGAGGATGTTTTTGAGAAGGTTTACGGATTGCTGCAAGAAGCACAGCCCAATCGTTTTCCTCCTTTATATTGTATGTAG
- a CDS encoding DUF1573 domain-containing protein has protein sequence MRKLFNLFAILLLSVAAASAQDIKFELYKGEKAEAKDLKTADEQQGAKLSQSGTATDWNYGKIEKASTGVRFFKFTNTGAAPLVISAAKGSCGCTVPSYPKEPIMPGEAGYIKVKYDTKRVGAFTKYVTLTTNATSSSTTRLKINGTVEAEAAPTPAKEKTMFN, from the coding sequence ATGAGAAAGCTATTTAATCTATTTGCTATCTTACTACTATCAGTGGCGGCTGCCTCTGCTCAAGACATTAAATTTGAATTATACAAAGGTGAAAAAGCGGAAGCTAAAGATCTAAAAACGGCGGATGAACAACAAGGTGCCAAATTATCTCAATCAGGAACAGCAACAGACTGGAACTATGGAAAAATTGAAAAGGCTTCTACTGGAGTTCGCTTTTTTAAGTTTACCAACACAGGAGCTGCTCCCCTAGTTATTTCGGCAGCAAAAGGAAGTTGTGGTTGTACCGTTCCTTCTTATCCTAAAGAACCAATTATGCCTGGTGAAGCAGGTTATATCAAAGTAAAATATGATACCAAACGAGTTGGGGCGTTTACTAAATATGTAACGTTAACCACCAATGCAACTTCTTCATCTACTACTCGCCTAAAAATTAATGGTACTGTAGAAGCTGAAGCAGCACCAACTCCAGCCAAAGAAAAAACAATGTTTAACTAG
- a CDS encoding DUF1573 domain-containing protein, translating into MKKIFSLLAILLVTISFASAQEIHFDNYEGGDYTKAASADEKAGAKMSQPGTTATEWNYGSIKNASTGYRYFKFTNTGKGPLVISAAKGSCGCTVPSYPKEPIMPGQSEFIKVKYDTKRPGAFTKYVTLTTNAQTNTTTRLKIFGTVGAAASAPASKTPVAAPKG; encoded by the coding sequence ATGAAAAAGATATTTTCCCTATTAGCAATCTTGCTTGTAACGATTTCCTTTGCATCTGCTCAAGAGATTCATTTTGACAATTATGAAGGAGGAGATTATACCAAAGCAGCTTCTGCTGATGAAAAAGCAGGCGCAAAAATGAGCCAACCAGGTACTACTGCAACAGAGTGGAACTATGGCTCTATCAAGAATGCCTCTACTGGATATCGTTATTTCAAGTTTACCAATACAGGAAAAGGTCCTTTGGTTATTTCTGCAGCAAAAGGAAGTTGCGGTTGTACGGTTCCTTCTTATCCTAAAGAGCCAATTATGCCTGGACAAAGTGAATTCATTAAAGTAAAATATGATACTAAGCGCCCTGGTGCTTTTACTAAATATGTAACACTAACCACAAACGCTCAAACTAATACAACTACTCGTCTAAAAATCTTTGGTACAGTAGGTGCAGCTGCTTCTGCTCCTGCCTCTAAAACACCTGTTGCTGCGCCAAAAGGATAA
- a CDS encoding DUF1573 domain-containing protein: MKMKFMLATILFLLMSNSYAQEIKFETQKIDYGTVSQNSDGTRHFSFTNTGSAPLIIQNAQKSCGCTVPTWPKEPIMPGESAKITVKYNTTKLGAFSKYVTITSNDTKTPSTRLQIVGTIVQEAPAVPLKDHTVFK, from the coding sequence ATGAAAATGAAATTCATGTTAGCCACCATTCTATTTCTTTTAATGAGTAATAGCTATGCCCAAGAAATTAAATTTGAAACACAAAAAATTGATTATGGTACCGTATCTCAAAATAGCGATGGTACCCGACACTTTTCTTTTACCAATACAGGTTCAGCCCCTCTTATCATCCAAAATGCACAAAAAAGTTGTGGCTGTACGGTTCCCACTTGGCCAAAAGAACCAATTATGCCTGGTGAAAGTGCTAAAATTACGGTTAAGTACAATACCACTAAATTGGGTGCTTTTAGCAAGTATGTTACAATTACTAGTAATGATACCAAAACCCCCAGTACTAGATTACAAATAGTAGGCACTATTGTTCAAGAAGCACCAGCCGTCCCTCTAAAGGATCATACTGTTTTTAAGTAA
- a CDS encoding DUF3298 and DUF4163 domain-containing protein, translated as MNKWGAISICVFSLAVVIACIDNKTTREVEQTAIQGTLTEAEELPYQLVSNLDTFNYSIQLDYKLEKNAKDHTQKDITKIVFSYPIIDTLPQQNAVLDSIRDRIETLLLQDGIGQKSAKDLEARMTQFMEEYKEHKKEMEEFDLPSGNWVFEMTIDVLLNTPTLMSLKIHKLEFTGGAHANTWTSYLNLNLKTGEVLSLDDLFLENYQTELLAISEAAFKQKVNLDADTNLIETHYEFNAGDFMLPPNFSIGSTGLHFHYNPYDLGPFALGAISFKIPYQKIRSIINTNILELEPIKYKATSPKKESSLEFN; from the coding sequence ATGAATAAATGGGGAGCCATTAGTATTTGTGTTTTTAGTTTGGCAGTGGTTATTGCTTGTATAGACAATAAAACCACTAGGGAGGTCGAACAAACAGCCATTCAGGGTACCTTGACTGAAGCTGAAGAACTCCCTTATCAGCTTGTTTCTAATTTGGATACGTTTAATTATTCGATTCAATTAGATTATAAGTTGGAAAAAAATGCAAAAGATCATACCCAGAAAGATATTACAAAGATTGTTTTTTCATATCCCATCATAGATACTCTGCCGCAACAAAACGCCGTACTAGATTCTATTAGGGATAGAATCGAAACGTTATTGTTACAAGATGGCATTGGGCAAAAGAGTGCAAAAGATTTGGAAGCTCGGATGACGCAATTTATGGAGGAGTACAAGGAGCACAAAAAAGAAATGGAGGAGTTTGATTTGCCTTCAGGCAATTGGGTGTTTGAAATGACTATCGATGTACTATTAAATACACCTACACTGATGTCTTTGAAAATTCATAAACTAGAATTTACAGGTGGAGCACATGCCAATACTTGGACGAGTTATCTCAATTTAAATTTAAAGACAGGGGAGGTGTTGAGCTTGGACGATTTGTTTTTAGAAAACTATCAAACAGAATTATTAGCTATCTCCGAAGCTGCTTTTAAACAAAAAGTAAATTTGGATGCAGATACCAATTTAATTGAAACGCATTATGAATTTAATGCAGGAGATTTTATGCTGCCACCTAATTTTTCAATAGGATCAACAGGCTTGCATTTTCATTATAACCCTTATGATTTGGGGCCTTTTGCACTAGGAGCAATTTCCTTTAAAATACCTTACCAAAAAATTCGTTCTATTATCAACACTAATATCCTAGAACTAGAACCTATTAAATACAAAGCTACTTCCCCAAAAAAGGAAAGTAGCCTAGAGTTTAACTAA
- a CDS encoding S1C family serine protease, whose product MKNVIMVLAISILSSGLTLGIYKFCIEKPVSPVRDVIIKEASYAKQVNNPNYYPDITNVSSFKDAADLVRPTVVHIHSNTGGRYERLFGGESSGSGVIVSEDGYIVTNNHVISGAEEVTVTLNNKRTYEAKIIGTDKTTDLAVIKIKKRDLKEAKLPMLQFGNSDDVFVGEWVLAVGNPFNLTSTVTAGIVSAKGRNIDILDGAYDIESFIQTDAVVNPGNSGGALVDTDGNLIGINTAIITRSGRYEGYSFAVPANLVKKVMQDLIEFGEVQRGFLGVTIKDISDEIADENDLESMNGVYIQGVGEESAAEEAGLEQGDVIVRVNGIDVKSSPELQEQVGLFRPGEKIAVIFLRAGKLKSTEVTLKNGSNTISLGEKRNATQLASKSTLLSELGIEAKTLADKELKSTNGVIITKIEKDGIIEHTNMEREFIVTAVNNTKIANLDEFMEAILEAEGEVVLDGFYKKYPGEYSYVFDKD is encoded by the coding sequence ATGAAGAATGTCATAATGGTACTTGCCATTTCCATATTGAGTTCTGGATTAACCCTAGGGATTTACAAATTCTGTATAGAAAAGCCAGTATCACCTGTTCGAGATGTCATCATAAAAGAAGCATCTTATGCCAAACAAGTTAACAATCCTAACTATTATCCTGACATTACTAATGTGTCCTCCTTTAAAGACGCTGCTGATTTAGTCCGTCCTACTGTGGTACACATTCACAGCAATACAGGAGGGCGCTATGAACGTTTATTTGGCGGAGAATCTTCTGGTTCAGGGGTTATTGTATCTGAGGATGGCTATATTGTCACCAATAATCATGTCATCAGTGGCGCTGAAGAGGTCACTGTAACACTCAATAACAAACGAACCTATGAAGCCAAAATCATTGGTACTGATAAAACAACAGACTTGGCCGTAATTAAAATCAAAAAACGTGACTTGAAAGAAGCAAAGCTTCCCATGCTCCAATTTGGAAATTCAGACGATGTTTTTGTTGGTGAATGGGTTCTAGCAGTTGGAAATCCTTTTAACTTAACTTCTACTGTCACAGCAGGGATTGTTAGTGCCAAAGGAAGAAATATTGATATTTTAGATGGTGCTTATGATATAGAATCATTTATCCAAACCGATGCTGTTGTTAATCCTGGTAATAGTGGTGGTGCATTGGTCGATACGGATGGTAATTTGATTGGGATCAATACTGCTATCATTACTCGTTCTGGACGTTATGAAGGCTATTCTTTTGCTGTTCCCGCCAATCTAGTAAAAAAGGTCATGCAAGATTTGATTGAATTTGGCGAGGTTCAACGTGGTTTTCTGGGGGTTACCATCAAAGACATTTCGGATGAGATTGCAGACGAAAATGATCTTGAATCAATGAATGGCGTCTATATCCAAGGTGTGGGCGAAGAAAGTGCCGCTGAAGAAGCGGGTCTTGAACAAGGCGACGTAATTGTTAGGGTCAATGGAATTGATGTCAAAAGCTCTCCTGAATTGCAAGAGCAGGTAGGTTTGTTCCGTCCTGGAGAAAAAATAGCTGTTATTTTCTTGCGTGCAGGCAAACTAAAATCTACAGAGGTAACGCTAAAAAATGGCTCAAATACTATTTCTCTAGGCGAAAAACGCAATGCCACTCAATTGGCTTCTAAAAGCACCTTGCTCAGCGAGTTAGGTATTGAAGCGAAAACACTAGCAGATAAAGAGCTAAAAAGCACCAATGGGGTTATTATTACCAAAATTGAAAAAGATGGTATTATTGAACATACCAATATGGAGCGTGAGTTCATTGTTACAGCAGTTAATAATACCAAAATAGCTAATTTAGATGAATTTATGGAGGCTATTTTGGAAGCTGAGGGCGAAGTGGTATTAGACGGTTTTTACAAAAAATACCCTGGGGAGTATAGCTATGTCTTTGACAAAGATTAG
- a CDS encoding glycoside hydrolase family 73 protein yields MWKIIGIPLLLYLIFVLYIYQPAKSAPIPIAELIKQMPIDTVELYIKTHAKLAVQEMQRAKIPASITLGQAVLESKYGTSELALQANNHFGIKSEAQWDSSDRHCIYSYEWSEKKQRMYPVLSCFRQYASIQDCFRGHSDFLVQRPYYTELFTLDIADFEAWAHGLQKAGYATDPNYAAKLIAIINRYQLQKYDTQEFVH; encoded by the coding sequence ATGTGGAAGATCATAGGAATCCCCCTGTTGCTTTATCTAATTTTTGTACTCTATATCTATCAACCAGCCAAGTCTGCTCCGATCCCGATCGCAGAGCTAATTAAACAAATGCCTATTGATACAGTAGAGTTGTACATTAAGACACATGCTAAATTAGCTGTTCAGGAAATGCAACGAGCAAAGATCCCTGCTAGTATTACCTTGGGACAAGCAGTTTTGGAATCTAAATATGGCACAAGTGAACTTGCTTTGCAGGCCAACAACCATTTTGGTATAAAATCAGAAGCTCAATGGGATAGTTCTGATCGTCATTGTATTTACTCTTATGAATGGAGTGAGAAAAAACAACGCATGTATCCCGTGTTGTCTTGTTTTAGGCAATATGCTTCTATCCAAGATTGTTTTCGAGGACATTCCGACTTTTTAGTTCAACGTCCTTATTATACAGAACTGTTTACCCTAGATATTGCTGATTTCGAAGCTTGGGCACATGGCTTACAAAAAGCAGGTTATGCTACAGATCCTAATTATGCCGCCAAACTGATTGCAATTATCAATCGCTATCAATTGCAGAAATACGATACGCAAGAATTTGTCCATTAG
- the gldC gene encoding gliding motility protein GldC — protein MENNNVVKTSDITCRIGLDDQNVPVKIEWQAQDSPDTPEFKESKAMLLALFDKDYRDTYKIDLWTSELQVAEMNKFMYQTLRGLADTYFRATNNKEMANDMRKFVQYFGEKTEVTAPEE, from the coding sequence ATGGAAAATAATAACGTGGTGAAAACAAGTGATATTACTTGTAGAATAGGTCTGGATGATCAAAACGTTCCAGTTAAAATAGAATGGCAAGCTCAAGACTCTCCTGACACCCCTGAGTTCAAAGAATCTAAGGCAATGCTTTTGGCACTTTTTGACAAAGACTATAGAGATACTTACAAAATTGACCTTTGGACAAGTGAGCTACAAGTTGCTGAGATGAATAAGTTTATGTACCAAACACTTCGTGGATTAGCAGATACTTATTTTCGTGCCACCAACAATAAAGAAATGGCAAACGATATGCGAAAGTTCGTTCAATATTTTGGCGAAAAAACAGAAGTAACCGCTCCAGAAGAATAG
- a CDS encoding Crp/Fnr family transcriptional regulator yields MDVLRQAIHQQVPIQDTDWQLLTQHWVIPKSLQRNEYLYDLGSIGKHLYWVLKGTLKICYINKGEEICAGFCYPDTLACSYPSFISNKPTQYCIQAITPCQLVGISRQHFYEAIEQNIRLERAWRKITEQVLLGKIEREMDLITASPEERFTRLWKRSPHLFQLVPQRYIASYLRMTPETFSRIKSRVWKP; encoded by the coding sequence ATGGATGTACTACGCCAAGCGATACACCAACAAGTCCCTATTCAAGATACGGACTGGCAGTTGCTCACCCAACATTGGGTGATTCCTAAGTCGCTTCAACGCAATGAATACCTTTATGACCTTGGATCGATCGGAAAACACTTGTATTGGGTGCTTAAAGGAACGCTAAAAATCTGTTATATTAATAAAGGCGAAGAAATCTGTGCTGGTTTTTGTTATCCAGATACCTTAGCCTGTTCCTACCCTTCTTTTATTTCCAACAAACCTACCCAATATTGCATTCAAGCTATTACTCCTTGCCAATTGGTTGGCATCAGTCGCCAACATTTTTATGAAGCCATTGAACAGAACATTCGCCTAGAACGTGCTTGGCGAAAAATTACAGAACAGGTATTATTGGGCAAAATAGAACGAGAAATGGACTTGATTACTGCCAGTCCAGAAGAGCGTTTTACTAGATTATGGAAACGTAGCCCGCATTTGTTTCAACTGGTTCCTCAACGTTATATCGCCTCCTACTTGCGCATGACACCAGAAACATTTAGTCGGATCAAAAGTCGAGTCTGGAAACCTTGA
- a CDS encoding DinB family protein codes for MKSVDLLTQVQKQSQAIRQIAQQRFLPLSSQELNQKPSPQQWSIAECLEHLNYYSSYYNKAIKAAIQTAEHKGWSAVPAFSSSWLGKKSIESVDPNNLKPMKAKKNLNPSLSTVHPDVVQRFIKGQDEFLALAELAKKVNLNKAKVRIEVMKLLKLRLGDIFLFMVTHHQRHCNQALRILEA; via the coding sequence ATGAAATCCGTAGATTTGTTAACGCAAGTTCAAAAACAAAGTCAGGCAATTCGGCAAATTGCTCAACAACGTTTTCTCCCTCTCTCCTCACAAGAGCTCAATCAAAAACCTAGTCCACAACAATGGAGCATTGCTGAATGCTTAGAACACCTCAACTATTACTCCTCCTATTATAACAAAGCAATCAAAGCAGCCATCCAAACTGCTGAGCACAAAGGTTGGAGTGCGGTGCCTGCTTTTTCTTCGAGCTGGCTGGGCAAAAAATCGATTGAATCGGTCGATCCTAATAATCTAAAGCCCATGAAAGCCAAAAAGAACTTGAACCCTTCCTTAAGTACAGTTCATCCAGATGTTGTTCAGCGTTTTATAAAGGGGCAAGACGAATTTTTAGCACTAGCAGAGTTGGCAAAAAAGGTTAACCTTAATAAAGCAAAAGTGCGTATTGAGGTAATGAAATTGCTCAAATTGCGTTTAGGGGATATTTTTTTATTTATGGTCACTCATCATCAACGCCATTGTAATCAAGCCTTGCGCATTTTAGAAGCATAA